The genomic window CAGTCTTACCAGATCAGATCTTTATTCAAAGAAAGAGCTCATGATACTTACTTTATCCGCAAGTAACTTCTGGTTTTGACAGACAATGGAAAAACCTAACTCTGTTCTGTTATGTGTTTTAGAGTTTAAGGTTTTCTGAGAAAGAGATCAGCAGCTGCAGCTGTCTTCTTCTGAAGCTCTGAGGTTTCAGCACCAACAAGTTTATCCATTTGTCTCCCATCTTTAAGGAACACTACAGTTGGTGTAGCTTCCACATTCCATTCATTACTAAACTCCtgcgttttgttttttcaccaATTCAATCTCATATCATAAAACTGCAGTCTTATCTATCTTCTCAACAACACGCAAGTTTTCAGTTTACTTACAGCGAGCTCTTCGACATCAACCGTTACAAATATCATTGAAGGGTATCTAGAAGCAAGGTCCCTGAATACTGGTTCTATCTTTTTACAAGGTACACACCATGGCGCGCTGAAATTCACCACCAGCTGTTTTGATTGAATTTATCAAGCTAGTAGTTACTTAAATGGAAAATAGGAAGAATCATAGAAAAGCgaaatttatttaaagaagaaagcttaCGATCTTGCCATGGTTGTTAGCTTCTGTGATCTTTTCTTCCCATTTCTCGATTCTGCTTACCGGATGGACCTTTCCTTTGGACCCGTGTTGGCTTCGGGTTTGACCAtaactgttgttgttgttgttgctgcagCAGCATATACATGACCATAACTGTAACACACATATATGGACAcagattcttcatcttcccttTGAAACTATGGCTAATGAAACATTGAATTGCATGCTACAAGAAGTTTTATTGATTACCTTTCTACAACAAGAAGTTCTTGCACAACGATTTCCCATCAACTCTTTACACAGTCTAATCCAGATTTGCCTCTCATTGGCTCAAGATTCACTCCTGAATTAAAACTTCATCAAATCAAacgaaaatcaaaaccattatCTCTTTAATGTTACAACAATTATGAAAAAGAGAGGGAATTCAAATGAGGTAAATTTGTGACCTTGATGGAATCTAGGTATGAAAAAACAAGGGATTTGGGAGAGGATTAACCTTTAAATCCTTACAACTTCAGATGATTTGTGCTTTTGCATTCAGAATAGTTTCACCCTAAAGGCAACAGATTCGAAGATCACAATTTTCTGTGCAAgattcaaaaagaaacacaagaacATTCGATAAAAAGCATTGAGGGCTTATGTTTGGTTCTTCGATGGAAAACTATATCTTCTTCACGATGCAGGTGGTTTTGATGAACCATAATAACTGATTGctaattttgtaatatagAAATTGGTCAAAGACAACATAGATATGCAAGTCTCATACAGCTTTTACTCTGGATTCTGTATTGGTTTTCTTTCCATCATGATTAAACCGGTACTAACCgcaaagacaaaaactttttCCTCCCTCAAGTCAAAACCGGTTTATATAGGACAAAGCCATCCTTCTCTGAAGAATCACAAACCAGAAACAGTAACATACTCTAACATTTATTCTGCAAAAGTTTGTAAGGGTCTTTAAACAGATTCACTGTGGTGTTCTATATCCACTGAAGATGTTTAGTTTGTGTGCAAGTACGATAGAACCGACTAAGAACTCTATTTTTCAAGCTTCTCGATTTCTTCACGCTGCTTTCTTTCTGCTTCTTGAAGTTCGAATTCTTCACGTTCCTTCCTTTCGGCTTCTTGAAGTTCAATCTCTTCACGTTCCTTCCTTTCGGCTTCTTGAAGTTCTCTTTCggcgtcttcttcctcttcaattcTGTCAAGATTATCAAACTCTTTGGTTGCTGCCATTGCTTTTACCACAGGATCTCTTAACTCAGAGATCAAACCACCACCGACTCTgtactcttcttcatcaccaatAAGGAATAAGCGTTGATCAGGACCAGACGCCATCGGAATATCCACCGCCAGTAGTTTCATATCATACTGAGCAAAAACAGACATGAACATCAGAAATACACAAAACTCGCATACATCGTGATATAGAAATGGGAACACTGATAGGTTCATACGGCGATATCTCTCACAGTAACatagaacaaaaacagagtcaaagaagcaaatgaagaacaaaataacCAACCAAAGCAAAGAATCAAAGACAACCtaggttttgttttagagaaCCCCCAAACCTCACGAAAATACTCAACACTTTAAACATCAAAAGCCTTTTCTATTTATACTCAATGACTAACAAGTTGAAGGGGCATTGTTAATGAACTCTTATCAGGAACCTAAAATGTTTACAAGCCTAATTGTAAGGTTACCTTGGAAAACTTTCAAGAACAGATTACTTACAATCATCATGATAGTAATGTGATCAATGATCAATCTAAGAAGAATGTTCTTCATCTAGAGGGAAAGTAGAGAAAGTAAATACCTggcctttcttcttcttgacttCGACACTAACAAGTCCCTTTCGCTCAGAACCTTGAACCGGGAATAGGAGGAAGCAACGCTTGTTCCTAATTGTTGGCTTGAATTTTTTGAATGTTATTCCACCACCTGACATCACATAAGCACGCAAATCTGATCCTGCTAGAGGAGCACCCATAACTTCAAGAACATCAGCCGCTGTATTGAGCTTCCTCATAGTGATCCTGTAAACTTTATCGGGATTGATCGTGAACCTTGCGCGAAGGTATAAACCCTATTAATGGAAAATTCACAGAATATTGCTGTGAGCAGTGATAACTCTATAACATAAGAGAATGGGAATGTTATGACAACAAACCAAAGTTAACAACAGTATTTGCAATTTTTGATGAAAAGTTGAAGACTATaaagattaacaaaacaatacagTTTTCCACGGAAAAGATCCACACAGAAACTATGTCATAGCTCTGAGTTCAGAGACCCACTACTGAATCAATCCTAAGTTGTATCTCAAAGTTATCAGAAATAAGTATAGAGAGAAGCTAAAACTTACAGCAAATGCAACAATGGCAGATGAGAGAGCAAGGAAGCCATACTTGGCCATTCCCTCAGAGAGGCCAACGAATGTACTAGCGATTCCAAACATGACCCTCCacaagaaaatacaaacaaaaacagctCCTGCTCCAAACACCAAAAGGTTATTCTTCTTCCAAAATGCATCAACGTGCAACCCTAAAGCCATTCGGTATCTAGCAAAAGTCGAACTAACAGCTTTGATTGGCTTGTCAACAACCTTTCTAGCGAAATTCCCATCAACTTTTCGAAATCCAGAGCTCGAAAACAATCTAAACGCCGATACAAAGTTCATATTAACACGGGGCTTAACCAAGGCTACACCACAATTCTGCAAACCAGGTACGAGCTTAGGACTGGGTAAAATCTGGGATAATCCCACATTTTTCGAAGTGGGTCTCGACAAAAAGCTGTGGAAACTGGTCTTAGGTTGAAGCTGAGAAACCCCATTAGAGGGAAGAATCTGGGATAAGCCAAAGTTTTTCGAAGTGGGTCTCGACGAGAAGGTGTGGAAACCAGACTTAGGCTGAAGCTGAGAAACCCCATTTGAAGGAAGAGCCGGAGAAGACAAAGCTGAGAGTTTTGACCATCCCGTCGTTGTGAACAGGTTGACTCGACTGTAATGCAATTGAATAAGTTTGTGAACTGCTTTGAAATCGGAAGGTTTCACCatctttttagggttttagatcGAACTGTATAGggtttcacaaaaacaaaaacaaaaagtgtatAATCCTACTTTTGATAGACGAAATGCAGAAACTAAGAGCGAGAAAGAGTTCGCTTTATGGATCAACGAGTCAGAATTTTTGCTTCGACGCCATGAGAACTTTCGGATATTCAGTCACCGGAGCTGATAATTGTGGTGAACCAAATTGAGGAGATACGGGccgggtcgggtcgggtcgtAAGGGAAAGAGGCCCATTAAGATAATAATAACTATACTTTATTTTGCTTGTATtagaaaaaggttaaaataTACAATGACGACAGTTGACTAACGCAAACAACCgaataaagaaagaacaaaatcggAAATTTTCGACGAAGATAAAATCATACAAGTTAGTATACAGAGACGATTCTCATAGCCAAGTCATTGATTTGAGAAGATAACAAGATTATTATAGCATCAGGATCGAGATTGTTCGTCGTCCATTGAAGCAgcattttccttcttcaaagATCGCTTTTGGTTCTTCTCGCTGTTTTCGTTTTCTAATCGG from Arabidopsis thaliana chromosome 3, partial sequence includes these protein-coding regions:
- a CDS encoding Thioredoxin superfamily protein, coding for MGNRCARTSCCRKLWSCICCCSNNNNNSYGQTRSQHGSKGKVHPVSRIEKWEEKITEANNHGKILVVNFSAPWCVPCKKIEPVFRDLASRYPSMIFVTVDVEELAEFSNEWNVEATPTVVFLKDGRQMDKLVGAETSELQKKTAAAADLFLRKP
- a CDS encoding import inner membrane translocase subunit (unknown protein; FUNCTIONS IN: molecular_function unknown; INVOLVED IN: biological_process unknown; LOCATED IN: mitochondrion, vacuole; EXPRESSED IN: 22 plant structures; EXPRESSED DURING: 13 growth stages; BEST Arabidopsis thaliana protein match is: unknown protein (TAIR:AT2G40800.1); Has 3121 Blast hits to 1477 proteins in 196 species: Archae - 12; Bacteria - 170; Metazoa - 996; Fungi - 324; Plants - 132; Viruses - 59; Other Eukaryotes - 1428 (source: NCBI BLink).) — translated: MVKPSDFKAVHKLIQLHYSRVNLFTTTGWSKLSALSSPALPSNGVSQLQPKSGFHTFSSRPTSKNFGLSQILPSNGVSQLQPKTSFHSFLSRPTSKNVGLSQILPSPKLVPGLQNCGVALVKPRVNMNFVSAFRLFSSSGFRKVDGNFARKVVDKPIKAVSSTFARYRMALGLHVDAFWKKNNLLVFGAGAVFVCIFLWRVMFGIASTFVGLSEGMAKYGFLALSSAIVAFAGLYLRARFTINPDKVYRITMRKLNTAADVLEVMGAPLAGSDLRAYVMSGGGITFKKFKPTIRNKRCFLLFPVQGSERKGLVSVEVKKKKGQYDMKLLAVDIPMASGPDQRLFLIGDEEEYRVGGGLISELRDPVVKAMAATKEFDNLDRIEEEEDAERELQEAERKEREEIELQEAERKEREEFELQEAERKQREEIEKLEK